In Thunnus maccoyii chromosome 3, fThuMac1.1, whole genome shotgun sequence, the following proteins share a genomic window:
- the ddit3 gene encoding DNA damage-inducible transcript 3 protein, translating into MTAEWLHLPPPYPPGVGPLCGAELEAWYEDLQDILGSDTGGAKLARAPTCTEKEPEFLDVLESCSLTWLTDGSQTWGEGVQRATEEIHNTQPLHHTSSSSSSSSSSSCMSPAVAEERRVEAESGRSGDSSTGGGSDLLPPEFFELLSEGGVGMVDPSGAVISSGYYYHHHQHHQANNVHPASPSASEEELPCVPDSPSCSSSASQSPSQNCSSPSSPVSSPSVYPSSRLGKRKRTTSERANSALSSFASSTQHTSSSYSSAKKSRKEREQENERKVQELTEQNERLKAEIERLGEEVQRTRRALIERLVNTRK; encoded by the exons ATGACTGCCGAGTGGCTACACCTGCCCCCGCCGTACCCCCCTGGCGTGGGGCCGTTGTGTGGTGCAGAGTTGGAGGCGTGGTATGAGGACCTGCAGGATATTCTGGGCTCCGACACGGGAGGGGCAAAACTGGCGCGTGCCCCCACATGCACCGAG AAGGAGCCGGAGTTTCTGGATGTTCTGGAAAGTTGTTCTCTGACGTGGTTGACGGACGGGAGCCAGACGTGGGGCGAGGGTGTCCAGAGGGCAACAGAGGAGATCCACAACACCCAGCCTCTGCATCACACCTCATCGTcgtcatcctcctcttcttcctcctcctgcatgAGTCCAGCTGTTGCAGAAGAGCGGCGGGTGGAGGCTGAGAGTGGGAGAAGTGGAGATAGTTCGACGGGAGGTGGCAGTGACCTGCTGCCCCCAGAGTTCTTCGAGTTGCTGAGTGAAGGAGGAGTGGGAATGGTGGATCCGAGCGGAGCAGTCATCAGCAGTGGCTATTATTACCACCACCATCAACACCACCAGGCTAATAATGTCCATCCCGCGTCTCCCTCGGCCAGTGAGGAGGAACTGCCCTGTGTCCCAGATTCTCcatcctgctcctcctctgcctcccagTCGCCATCTCAAAATTGTTCTTCACCGTCCTCACCCGTCTCTTCTCCGTCCGTCTACCCATCCTCCCGCCTGGGAAAACGCAAGAGGACCACCAGCGAGAGGGCCAACAGTGCCTTGTCCTCTTTCGCCTCCTCCACGCAGCACACATCCTCATCATATTCGTCTGCCAAAAAGAGTCGCaaagaaagagagcaggagaacgagaggAAGGTACAGGAGCTGACGGAGCAGAATGAACGTTTGAAAGCAGAGATTGAAAGGTTGGGAGAGGAGGTACAGAGGACACGTAGAGCCCTGATAGAGAGATTAGTCAACACCAGGAAatga
- the mars1 gene encoding methionine--tRNA ligase, cytoplasmic — protein MKLFVSEGNPHCLKVLAALEETGVQCDVQYVNHEERVVPFLSRPALPALLQPSGHYLFSSNAICRYMFEVRGQESSDLCNQWLEWEATDFQPALLQALHMAVLQGKGSEVPKVLQGPLNYLDQSLSKGTTPYLTGEVVSVADIVLWAALYPVLSEPSLALGERKSVKAWFDRVSGMHACKSATQKVLQGKGLQGMKSYMQRQPAPQSSQCRDTQPCNSSPAEGEEGERVVSEEDMEAAAVTWRKSLNTCPSTTTRQHPILPQEGKRNILVTSALPYVNNVPHLGNIIGCVLSADVFSRYGRLRDWNLLFVCGTDEYGTATENKAREEGLTPQQICDKYHAVHSSIYKWFQIDFDFFGRTTTEKQTEIAQNIFWRLHERGFLVEETVEQLCCENCKCFLADRFVEGTCPHCSYPEARGDQCDKCGRLINAVELGEPQCKVCRQTPVIRSSRHLFLDLPKLETQLEQWLEKSTGLGDWTANAKQITRSWLRDGLKPRCITRDLKWGTPVPHPDFKEKVFYVWFDAPIGYLSITANYTDKWEKWWKNPHQVELYNFMAKDNVPFHSVVFPCSLLGAQDNYTLVNHLVATEYLNYEDTKFSKSRGVGVFGDMAKDTGIPSDVWRFYLLYVRPEGQDSAFSWADMALKNNSELLNNLGNFINRAGMFVTKFFEGCVPAMELQQEDKKLLALVGWELQQYIQLMDKVKIRDALKHILNISRHGNQYIQVNEPWKKIKGGDTERQRAGTVTGVSVNIACLLSVMLFPYMPTVSQTIRDQFNAPSSCVNTMLQGTGTFVCVLSAGHRIGTVSPLFQKLEVDQIEALKKRFGGQQTTAQSAASTQSATMPAPAEVAAVNSVDPEKAKQLTQAVTEQGEKVRALKAQKAEKAVITAEVAILLDLKKQLALAEGKNPEPAPQKGKKK, from the exons ATGAAGCTCTTCGTAAGTGAAGGCAACCCGCATTGCCTAAAAGTGTTAGCAGCGTTAGAAGAAACCGGAGTTCAGTGTGACGTTCAGTATGTCAACCACGAAG AGAGAGTCGTGCCCTTCCTTAGCCGTCCAGCCTTGCCAGCCCTGCTCCAGCCTAGTGGACACTATCTTTTCAGCTCCAATGCCATCTGCCG GTACATGTTTGAAGTAAGGGGACAAGAATCCAGTGATCTTTGCAATCAGTGGCTGGAATGGGAGGCCACAGATTTTCAG cCTGCACTGCTACAGGCCCTTCACATGGCAGTGCTGCAGGGGAAAGGATCAGAAGTCCCCAAAGTCCTCCAGGGGCCCCTAAACTACTTGGACCAAAGCTTGAGCAAGGGGACCACGCCATATTTAACTGGG gaAGTTGTTTCAGTTGCTGATATCGTTTTGTGGGCTGCGCTGTACCCTGTTTTATCTGAACCATCACTAGCTTTGG gtgaaCGCAAGTCTGTGAAGGCTTGGTTTGACCGTGTGTCTGGTATGCACGCTTGCAAGTCAGCCACTCAGAAAGTGCTGCAGGGTAAAGGCCTGCAGGGCATGAAGAGCTACATGCAGAGGCAGCCTGCCCCTCAGAGCAGCCAGTGCAGAGACACACAACCATGCAACAGCAGCCCTGCTGAG gGTGAGGAAGGGGAGCGTGTGGTTTCAGAAGAGGACATGGAGGCAGCTGCTGTCACCTGGAGAAAAAGTTTAAACACCTGCCCATCCACTACAACCAGACAACACCCTAT TTTGCCACAGGAGGGCAAACGAAACATCCTGGTGACCAGTGCCTTGCCCTATGTCAACAACGTCCCCCACTTGGGCAACATTATCGGCTGTGTCCTCAGTGCTGATGTCTTCTCCAG GTATGGCCGTCTGCGAGACTGGAACCTGCTGTTCGTATGCGGCACAGATGAGTATGGCACAGCTACAGAGAACAAAGCCAGAGAAGAAGGCCTGACTCCGCAGCAGATCTGCGACAAGTACCATGCTGTTCACTCCAGCATCTACAAGTGGTTCCAGATTGACTTTGACTTTTTCGgcaggaccaccacagagaagcagacaga GATCGCCCAGAATATTTTCTGGAGACTCCACGAGCGAGGTTTCTTAGTGGAAGAGACAGTGGAGCAGCTATGTTGTGAGAACTGCAAGTGTTTCCTGGCTGACCGTTTTGTAGAAGGCACCTGCCCCCACTGCAGCTATCCGGAAGCTCGTGGTGACCAGTGTGACAAGTGTGGGCGACTCATCAATGCTGTGGAGCTCGGG GAACCCCAGTGTAAAGTCTGCAGGCAGACTCCAGTCATTCGCTCCTCCAGACATCTTTTCCTGGACCTGCCAAAG ttaGAGACTCAGTTGGAGCAGTGGCTGGAGAAGTCGACCGGCTTAGGAGACTGGACAGCAAATGCCAAACAGATCACTCGCTCCTGGCTAAGAGATGGACTCAAACCTCGCTGCATCACCAGGGACCTGAAGTGGGGAACGCCAGTACCTCACCCTGACTTTAAAGAGAAG GTGTTCTACGTGTGGTTTGACGCCCCCATTGGTTATCTGTCCATTACCGCCAACTACACTGATAAATGGGAAAAATGGTGGAAGAATCCTCATCAG GTGGAGCTGTACAACTTCATGGCCAAGGACAATGTGCCATTCCACAGTGTGGTGTTCCCCTGCTCCCTACTGGGAGCTCAGGACAACTACACTCTGGTCAACCACCTTGTTGCCACTG AATATCTAAATTACGAGGACACTAAGTTCTCCAAGAGCCGTGGTGTCGGTGTGTTTGGTGACATGGCCAAGGACACGGGTATCCCGTCTGATGTGTGGCGGTTCTACCTGCTGTATGTGCGTCCAGAGGGACAGGATTCAGCCTTCTCCTGGGCTGACATGGCTCTGAAGAACAACTCAGAGCTGCTCAACAACCTGGGCAATTTCATCAACAG AGCTGGCATGTTTGTCACTAAGTTCTTTGAGGGCTGTGTGCCTGCAATGGAGCTACAGCAGGAAGATAAGAAGCTCCTGGCTTTGGTGGGCTGGGAGCTGCAGCAGTACATCCAGCTCATGGACAAAGTCAA AATCCGTGATGCTCTGAAACACATCTTAAACATCTCTCGCCATGGCAACCAGTACATTCAGGTCAACGAACCCTGGAAGAAGATCAAGGGAGGAGACACGGAAAG GCAGCGTGCGGGCACAGTGACCGGCGTGTCTGTGAATATCGCCTGCTTGTTGTCAGTGATGCTGTTTCCATACATGCCAACAGTCAGCCAAACCATCAGGGATCAATTCAACGCCCCTAGCTCTTGCGTCAATACCATGTTGCAAGGCACTGGCACGTTTGTATGTGTCCTGAGTGCCGGCCACCGCATCGGCACT GTCAGTCCATTGTTCCAGAAATTGGAGGTGGACCAGATTGAGGCTTTGAAGAAGAGATTTGGTGGACAGCAG ACGACGGCTCAGAGCGCTGCCAGCACTCAGTCCGCCACTATGCCAGCTCCCGCTGAGGTGGCGGCGGTGAACAGCGTGGACCCAGAGAAAGCCAAACAGCTCACACAAGCCGTGACTGAGCAG GGGGAAAAGGTGCGAGCGCTCAAAGCCCAGAAGGCAGAGAAAGCCGTGATCACAGCAGAAGTGGCTATACTGCTGGACCTAAAGAAACAGCTGGCTCTGGCTGAAGGGAAGAACCCTGAACCTGCACCTCAGAAGGGCAAGAAGAAGTGA